In Abyssibacter profundi, the sequence TGACCCATGCGGTCACGACCCCGGACGACAGGACCGACCGCACGGACGGCCCGCTGACCGAGGGGACGGATGACTGGCCGGATGACTGGCGCGTCGTCACCAGTGCCGCGGAGCAAGCCGACCGCTGGGTGCACGGACTGATGTTGCTGGGCAGCGGCCAACCGGCGGGAACCATCTGGCTGGACCTCACCGCCATCGAAGACTTCACACCGGCCCTGTCGCTGGCCACCTCCCTGGCCAGCGCCGGCCGCACGGTGCTGCTACTCGGTTGCATGCGGGGTAGCGAAGACCGGCTGACGGCCTGCATTCGCGCCTTGCGCAGCACACCGAACGAGGCGCGACTATTCCTACTGATCGACGGACTCGGCAATCCACTGACCGCGCCGGGGTTGCTCAACATCGCCTTGCAGCAAATCGATTTGTTCGACCGCATGCGCTACGCCAGCGCCTATCCGTATCCCGCGATCAACACCAATGTGTCGCTGGACCGTCTGGTCATGGCCGGCCTGCTGGCCGATGACGATGTCGCTCCGTTACGCGCGATTTACGCCCACAACCCCTGGTTGTTCGACCTGGTGCTTAAACGCCGGCTGAAGCTGCCGGGGACCTCGCTGGGCTTTTCTCCGGACGTGTTCGGGCCGCTGCCAACAACCGACGAGGCACCCGCCTAACCACAACGGGGGCGCTTGCCGGCCTGTTTGGCCTGTTCGTAGATCGGCATGGCGATCTCCAGGCGCCGAGACAAGTCCCCGATGCGCGTTTGATGCGACGGATGCGTCGAAAGAAACTCCGGCGGATTACCGCCGCCGGCCGCGCCCATGTTCTGCCACAACGGAATGCTGGCGCGCGGATCAAAACCCGCCTTGGCCATCAGGTCCAAGCCCAGCAGGTCCGCCTCGGATTCCTGGGTTCTCGAGAACGGCAGCAGCACGCCCACCTGCGCGCCCAGCCCGAGCAGGCCGAAGAGTTGCTGCTTGGCAGGCGTCGGTTCGCCGGCGGCCACCTGCGCCAGCTGTAGCCCGGTGCTGGCGATGTAACTGGTGGACACGCGCTCATTGGCATGGCTGGCCAGCACATGAGCGACCTCGTGCCCGATGACTGTCGCCAGCTGATCCTGGTTCTTGGCCACATCCAGCAAACCGGTGTGCACCCCGATCTTGCCTCCCGGCAGGGCGAAGGCGTTCGCGGAGTCGTCCTTAAACACCTGGACCTCCCAATCGCGCGGCTCGGGCAGCTCAGCTGTAATGGCATTGGCCACGCAGTTCACATAGCGATTGGTCTGCGGCGAGCTTTCCAGCGTTTGCTGCGTCTTCATGTCCTGAAACGCTGCCACGCCCATCTGCGCCATCTGCGACTCCGGAAATAACTGCAGCTGGGACCGCCCCAACGGCGAGGTGGCACAGGCGGTTAGCGCCGCAACAAACAGCAGAACGAACAGACGGACATTCATCGGCAACTCCAAAAGACGTCAGTGCAATACGGCTGGGACCACAAACCATAACCGTAGGATCCGCAGACCATAAGCAATCGTCGATTTGAGTGACAGCGCAGGAGCCGGCAGGCTGGTGCCACGCCCGATCCAGCAGTCCACAGCATGCACGTCAACGTTGAAATCTGCCTGATTCCCATTGGGGTGGGGGTCTCGGTCTCCCCCTATATTGCGACCTGCCAGCGCATCCTGGACGCCGCGGGGCTACATCCACAAATGCATGCCTACGGCACGAATGTGGAAGGCGATTGGGACACCGTGATGGCAGCGGTCAAAGCCTGTCATGAAGCGGTTCACGGCCAGGGCGCACCGCGGATACACACCAGCCTCAAGCTGGGAACCCGCATTGATCGACCGCAGACGCTCGGCGATAAGGTCCAAAGCGTTCGGTCGCAGCTCGAACGCTAGCCGCAGGCGGCGACGCACCGCCGCGACCAGTGGGGGCGAATCCGCCCACCGGTTTGCTTGCGGAGCACGACGCCGCGTAGGATCATACCAATCGGTATGTTGCAGGGATGCGCGATGCGCTACGCATGGATGGTCGCCAGTTCGCTGGCCTTACTCGCGGGTGCCGCCCAAGCGGCTGACGGCGATATTTACACCACGCTGGAACTGGAGCACCGCGAGTTTCCGCAGCAGTCCAAGGTTCCGGACCAGCCCGACCGCCAAAGCTCCGCCGCCCTGGAAATCGAGTTCTTCCGGGAATGGAACCGCGGGGATCAGCTCTTCTCCGGCGTGATTTTCGGTCGTGTCGATTCCGATGACGACGAGCGCACGCATTGGGACATTCGTGAACTCAGCTTTGTGCACGCGGCCCGTGACTACGAGGTCCGGCTGGGCATTCGCAAGGTGTTCTGGGGGGTGACCGAATCACGTCATCTCGTCGACATCATCAATCAGACCGATTTCGTCGAAGACATCGACAACGAGGACAAGCTGGGCCAGCCGATGGTCAATCTGGCCTGGATCAGCCCATTTGGCACCTGGGATGTGTTCTGGATGCCGCTGTTCCGCGAGCGCACCTTTCCCGGCGAGGACGGCCGCCCCGCCTTCCCCCTGCCCATCGAACAGGATGCAGCGCGTTATCAGTCCCATCGCGGCGACAACCACGATGATTTCGCCCTGCGCTGGCGACACACATTGGGCGCCGTCGACATCGGCCTGAGTGCCTTCAAGGGCACCGCGCGTGATCCACGGCTGGTGCCCTGCCTGCGTGAGGGCAGCGGCTTTCCCAACACCGAAAACCAGGCGAACTGCGATCTGGAAAGCCTGATGGCGGGCGCCATGCCCACCGGCAACCCAAGCTTCGACGACATCATCGTGGGCCTGGCACAGGCGGGCGGCAATAACACCACCGAAGAGGACGTGCGTAACGCCCTGTTGCTCATCCCGCACTATGACCAGATCGAGCAGTACGCACTGGATGCGCAGTGGATCATCGGAGCGACGGCGCTGAAGCTGGAAGCCACGCGACGCGAGCAGCGCGGCGAGTGGACCAATGCCCTGGTGACCGGGTTCGAGTACACGCTCTACGGGCTCTTCGGCTCGGCCATCGATATGGGGCTGCTGTCGGAGTACCTGTATGACGAGCGCGATCCTGAAACGCAGGACCTATTTGATCGGGAGATCTTTGCCGGCACGCGCCTTGGCTTTAACGACGTCGCCGGTACCGCCGTGCTGGCTGGCGCGGTGCGCAGCCTCGACGAGACAACGGTGGCCTATTTGTTGGAAGCCGAACGCCGTTTCGGTTCATCACTGAAGGTATCGGCGCAGGTGCGGGCCTTGAGCAACGTGCCCGATTCCGCGCCAGAGCAGTCCTTCAGTTCGGTCCTCGAACAAGAGGACACGTTCAGCCTGATCATGGAAGCGTACTTCTAACCGCAGGCGCGTAAGCCCGCGCCCGGATCAAACGCTTTTGACGCCGTCGCGCTGCGGCGCGATGAGTATGCGCTGGGTGTCTTTCACCGACTTGGCGGACGTCACCTTGCGGTTGCGCTCAGCCAATTGCCGGAACCACATCCGGATGGTTTCGTTGGGAATGGCGACGCGATCGACCGACCGCTCCTCGTCGTTCCACAGCAGGTCCCAGGGGCCGCCCTGCTCACGCGTGACCAGTGACAGGTCATATCCGGACAGCTTGCCGTATGCCTTCCAGGTGATGGACAACACGCGCCGCGTACCTTCATCGGCAGCCTGTGGGTGCGGGGTCAGCTCCACCATCTTCCCGGAGTTCGCATCAGTCCGGCGCACAACCAATGGCTCCATAACCCGCTTGGTGCCGCTCAGCAAGTCGCCCAGCACGTCGATTCGCGGCCCATCCACCGTGGCCATGACCTGGCCTTCGACCAATGGCTTGCCGAGCATGGCCAGATGCCAGCCATGGGCACAGTACGTCAGCTCGTGCAGCTTGGGAGGGTTCATATCCCGCAGCCGCTCACCAGCGGCCTGCGCGACAAAAAAATTGGCAACGGCAACAGCGTCGAGCATCCGGTTTGTAACCTGGACAAAGAGTCGTTGAACCAGCAGTGAACGCCAAGCGCCCAGCATTTGCAAGACAATCATGCTGCGCTGGTCGCGACCGCCGGTCTGCGTATACTGCAATGCCTGCCAGACTCGACTCGGACGCGCCAGATTCGCGGCCGATATGACCGGATACAAGGAGCCATCAGCGCATGCGCCATCAGTCTTATCTTCGCCGTTTGTTCCAACGCGGCCGGACGTTCACGCCGTTGGCATTGTTGTCCGTCGTCCTTTGCTCGGCTTGTGCCACACCCGTGGCCGAGGCACCGGCGCTTGCGCTGACCGGCACGCCTTGGGTCCTGGTGTCGCTTGGGGGGCAACCCGTCGATCCGGACGTCCAACCCGCCACGCTGGTCATGGAAACCGGCACCCAGCGCATGTACGGCCACGCGGGCTGCAACCGCATGAGCGGAGAGTACAGCCGCGACAATGACAGCCTGGCGTTCTCACGACTCGTGACCACCAAAATGGCCTGTGCCAAGGGCATGGCGCAGGAGCAGCAATTCCTGCAGGCGCTGGCCGCGACCCAGGGGCACCGCGTAGAAGCCGGCCGTCTGGTGCTGCTGAACGACGCTGGCCAGCCTGTGGCCACGCTGATGGCCGAGCCCTCGGTGGGCTAGACCGGCCCGGCCCTGACGCGCCGCTACTTCGTGCGCGTCAGGCGCCGCATCGCATCTTCCAGCCCCTGAATGGTGAGCGGGAACATGCGGTCTTCGAAGATCGCCTTCGTCATCTGCACGGAGGGTGCGTACTCCCAGTGCGCTTCCGGCTCGGGGTTCAACCAGACCGCGCGCGGAAAATGATCCAGCAGCCGCCGGGCCCAAACCTCGCCGGCTTCTTCGTTCCAGTGCTCGACGCTACCGCCGGGATAGGCGATCTCGTAAGGGCTCATGGTGGCGTCCCCCACGAAAATAATCTTGTAGTCCGGCCCGTAGGTACGGATCAGCTCACGGGTCGGCGTCTTTTCTGACCGGCGCCGCCGATTGTCCTTCCACACGCTTTCGTAGATGAAGTTGTGGAAGTAGTAGTACTCCATGTGCTTGAACTCGGTGCGCGCGGCGGAGAACAGCTCTTCGCAGGTGCGCACATGCGGATCCATCGATCCACCCACATCGAAAAACAGCAACACCTTCACCGCGTTGTGGCGCTCGGGCACCATT encodes:
- a CDS encoding M48 family metallopeptidase; the protein is MNVRLFVLLFVAALTACATSPLGRSQLQLFPESQMAQMGVAAFQDMKTQQTLESSPQTNRYVNCVANAITAELPEPRDWEVQVFKDDSANAFALPGGKIGVHTGLLDVAKNQDQLATVIGHEVAHVLASHANERVSTSYIASTGLQLAQVAAGEPTPAKQQLFGLLGLGAQVGVLLPFSRTQESEADLLGLDLMAKAGFDPRASIPLWQNMGAAGGGNPPEFLSTHPSHQTRIGDLSRRLEIAMPIYEQAKQAGKRPRCG
- a CDS encoding MTH1187 family thiamine-binding protein; the protein is MHVNVEICLIPIGVGVSVSPYIATCQRILDAAGLHPQMHAYGTNVEGDWDTVMAAVKACHEAVHGQGAPRIHTSLKLGTRIDRPQTLGDKVQSVRSQLER
- a CDS encoding Panacea domain-containing protein, whose protein sequence is MIVLQMLGAWRSLLVQRLFVQVTNRMLDAVAVANFFVAQAAGERLRDMNPPKLHELTYCAHGWHLAMLGKPLVEGQVMATVDGPRIDVLGDLLSGTKRVMEPLVVRRTDANSGKMVELTPHPQAADEGTRRVLSITWKAYGKLSGYDLSLVTREQGGPWDLLWNDEERSVDRVAIPNETIRMWFRQLAERNRKVTSAKSVKDTQRILIAPQRDGVKSV
- a CDS encoding META domain-containing protein, which gives rise to MRHQSYLRRLFQRGRTFTPLALLSVVLCSACATPVAEAPALALTGTPWVLVSLGGQPVDPDVQPATLVMETGTQRMYGHAGCNRMSGEYSRDNDSLAFSRLVTTKMACAKGMAQEQQFLQALAATQGHRVEAGRLVLLNDAGQPVATLMAEPSVG